The proteins below are encoded in one region of Girardinichthys multiradiatus isolate DD_20200921_A chromosome 19, DD_fGirMul_XY1, whole genome shotgun sequence:
- the LOC124855772 gene encoding cocaine- and amphetamine-regulated transcript protein-like: MVSAWSLLLLMATCCAYLRLTPAEESLLETRSLDFTLKTQQEKDLIDALQEVLEKLRNKEMPLEKKLGWLPSCDAGEPCAVRKGARIGTLCSCPRGTSCNFYVLKCL; this comes from the exons atggtCAGCGCCTGGTCTCTCCTTCTCCTAATGGCCACCTGCTGCGCCTACCTGCGGCTGACCCCAGCTGAGGAGTCCTTGCTGGAGACACGCTCCTTAGACTTCACCCTGAAAACCCAGCAGGAGAAAGACCTG ATCGATGCCTTGCAAGAAGTTCTAGAAAAGCTGAGGAACAAAGAAATGCCCTTAGAGAAAAAGCTTGGCTGGTTGCCCTCG TGTGACGCAGGGGAGCCATGTGCTGTGCGTAAAGGTGCGCGCATCGGTACCCTGTGCAGCTGTCCACGAGGGACTTCCTGTAACTTCTACGTCCTCAAATGTTTGTAA
- the LOC124855680 gene encoding SH2 domain-containing adapter protein F-like isoform X1, with protein MAKWLKDYLNLGSRRDPPQPPRPDYTESEILRAYRAQKELDFEDPYQHSDKEHQNGGFSSCSTTVSLPSFPAFGSELSEGVEVKVVSPKHRLIKVDSQEFGRCKIPLSPVTVHEEPVVPSAPAASDGETDYSDPFDARPDPRARPNWELKSAPTDCCSYMEPFEAQRIIADLQHSVMTTRSPSGDGGQLYDNPYEEKSRPHHRAALPAQQQMQKTDGRLGLIDSRESRLPQDDERPADEYDQPWEWKKDNISKALAVQFEGAERERSRAQSEHTRFTKTASASTASDATTLRLVGDTPPLLGERVDPSLPLEQQVWYHGTLSRSEAESLLTLCKESSYLVRKSQSCQKDYSLSLRSCKGFMHMKFTQSADHHYVLGENSPPFFTIPEVIHYYTTHKLPIRGAEHMSLLYPVIVQTL; from the exons ATGGCAAAGTGGCTAAAGGACTACTTAAACCTAGGCAGCAGGCGTGATCCTCCTCAGCCCCCGAGGCCAGATTACACTGAGAGTGAGATTTTAAGGGCCTACAGAGCTCAGAAGGAGCTGGATTTTGAGGATCCCTATCAACACAGTGATAaggagcatcagaatgggggtTTTAGCTCTTGTAGTACAACAGTGAGCCTCCCCTCTTTCCCTGCGTTCGGTTCTGAGCTGTCTGAAGGTGTGGAG GTGAAAGTTGTGTCTCCAAAACACAGACTAATTAAAGTGGACTCTCAGGAGTTTGGCCGCTGTAAAATTCCTCTCAGTCCAGTGACTGTTCACGAAGAGCCT GTGGTTCCTTCTGCCCCAGCAGCATCAGATGGTGAAACAGATTACTCTGATCCCTTTGATGCACGTCCAGACCCAAGAGCCAGACCGAACTGGGAGCTCAAATCTGCACCAACAGACTGCTGCAGCTACATGGAGCCATTCGAGGCCCAGCGGATTATTGCAG ATCTGCAACACAGCGTCATGACTACCAGGTCCCCGAGTGGAGATGGTGGCCAGTTATACGATAACCCTTATGAGGAGAAGAGCCGTCCCCACCATCGAGCTGCTCTGCCAGCACAGCAGCAGATGCAGAAAACTGACGGTAGACTTGGCTTGATTGACAGCAGGGAGAGCCGGCTGCCTCAGGACGATGAGAGGCCGGCTGATGAGTACGACCAGCCGTGGGAGTGGAAGAAAGACAACATCTCTAAAGCTCTTGCAG TTCAGTTTGAAGGAGCAGAAAGGGAACGCTCCCGAGCTCAGTCAGAACACACAAGGTTTACCAAAACTGCCTCTGCATCAACTGCATCTGACGCAACAACACTCCGTCTTGTTGGTGATACTCCTCCTTTGCTGGGGGAGAGGGTGGATCCATCTCTGCCTCTGGAGCAGCAAGT ATGGTACCATGGAACCCTGAGCCGCTCAGAGGCGGAGTCTCTGTTGACTCTGTGTAAAGAGAGTTCCTACTTGGTGAGGAAAAGCCAGAGCTGCCAGAAAGACTACTCCTTATCACTCAG gAGTTGTAAaggcttcatgcacatgaagttCACCCAGTCCGCAGATCATCATTACGTCCTCGGTGAAAACAGTCCTCCTTTCTTCACCATCCCCGAGGTCATCCACTACTACACTACACACAAGCTGCCAATCAGAGGAGCTGAGCACATGTCCCTGCTGTACCCCGTCATTGTGCAGACCCTCTGA
- the LOC124855680 gene encoding SH2 domain-containing adapter protein F-like isoform X2, which produces MAKWLKDYLNLGSRRDPPQPPRPDYTESEILRAYRAQKELDFEDPYQHSDKEHQNGGFSSCSTTVSLPSFPAFGSELSEGVEVVPSAPAASDGETDYSDPFDARPDPRARPNWELKSAPTDCCSYMEPFEAQRIIADLQHSVMTTRSPSGDGGQLYDNPYEEKSRPHHRAALPAQQQMQKTDGRLGLIDSRESRLPQDDERPADEYDQPWEWKKDNISKALAVQFEGAERERSRAQSEHTRFTKTASASTASDATTLRLVGDTPPLLGERVDPSLPLEQQVWYHGTLSRSEAESLLTLCKESSYLVRKSQSCQKDYSLSLRSCKGFMHMKFTQSADHHYVLGENSPPFFTIPEVIHYYTTHKLPIRGAEHMSLLYPVIVQTL; this is translated from the exons ATGGCAAAGTGGCTAAAGGACTACTTAAACCTAGGCAGCAGGCGTGATCCTCCTCAGCCCCCGAGGCCAGATTACACTGAGAGTGAGATTTTAAGGGCCTACAGAGCTCAGAAGGAGCTGGATTTTGAGGATCCCTATCAACACAGTGATAaggagcatcagaatgggggtTTTAGCTCTTGTAGTACAACAGTGAGCCTCCCCTCTTTCCCTGCGTTCGGTTCTGAGCTGTCTGAAGGTGTGGAG GTGGTTCCTTCTGCCCCAGCAGCATCAGATGGTGAAACAGATTACTCTGATCCCTTTGATGCACGTCCAGACCCAAGAGCCAGACCGAACTGGGAGCTCAAATCTGCACCAACAGACTGCTGCAGCTACATGGAGCCATTCGAGGCCCAGCGGATTATTGCAG ATCTGCAACACAGCGTCATGACTACCAGGTCCCCGAGTGGAGATGGTGGCCAGTTATACGATAACCCTTATGAGGAGAAGAGCCGTCCCCACCATCGAGCTGCTCTGCCAGCACAGCAGCAGATGCAGAAAACTGACGGTAGACTTGGCTTGATTGACAGCAGGGAGAGCCGGCTGCCTCAGGACGATGAGAGGCCGGCTGATGAGTACGACCAGCCGTGGGAGTGGAAGAAAGACAACATCTCTAAAGCTCTTGCAG TTCAGTTTGAAGGAGCAGAAAGGGAACGCTCCCGAGCTCAGTCAGAACACACAAGGTTTACCAAAACTGCCTCTGCATCAACTGCATCTGACGCAACAACACTCCGTCTTGTTGGTGATACTCCTCCTTTGCTGGGGGAGAGGGTGGATCCATCTCTGCCTCTGGAGCAGCAAGT ATGGTACCATGGAACCCTGAGCCGCTCAGAGGCGGAGTCTCTGTTGACTCTGTGTAAAGAGAGTTCCTACTTGGTGAGGAAAAGCCAGAGCTGCCAGAAAGACTACTCCTTATCACTCAG gAGTTGTAAaggcttcatgcacatgaagttCACCCAGTCCGCAGATCATCATTACGTCCTCGGTGAAAACAGTCCTCCTTTCTTCACCATCCCCGAGGTCATCCACTACTACACTACACACAAGCTGCCAATCAGAGGAGCTGAGCACATGTCCCTGCTGTACCCCGTCATTGTGCAGACCCTCTGA
- the yju2 gene encoding splicing factor YJU2 encodes MSERKVLNKYYPPDFDPAKIPKLKLPKDRQYVVRLMAPFNMRCKTCGEYIYKGKKFNARKETVQNEHYMGLPIFRFYIKCTRCLAEITFKTDPENTDYAMEHGATRNFQAEKLMEEEEKRIQQEREDEELNNPMKVLENRTKDSKMEMEVLENLQELKELNQRQALVDFEGMIDQYRELEKREREREKEEDERETKEMLERVLVKRLRDSDSDSDREEESSSSQSKKSCADKPTDILTTDKAADVQGASSGGGKRTKVESWEKSVGTLGGRGALSSLVVRKKPTVMDKRPSTDGATASLASRSDSKASTGPKPSVSQNGSSSLSLLGAYSDTDSE; translated from the exons atgtcagaaagaaaagtctTGAAT AAATACTACCCTCCAGATTTCGATCCTGCCAAAATCCCAAAGCTTAAACTACCCAAAGATCGTCAGTATGTGGTCAGATTGATGGCTCCATTCAATATGAG GTGTAAAACATGCGGCGAGTACATCTACAAGGGAAAGAAATTTAACGCACGTAAAGAGACCGTTCAGAACGAACACTACATGGGACTGCCAATCTTCCGATTCTACATCAAATGCACCCGGTGTCTTGCTGAGATCACATTTAAG ACTGACCCAGAGAACACGGACTACGCCATGGAGCACGGTGCAACGCGTAACTTCCAGGCTGAGAAACtaatggaggaagaggagaagagaATCCAGCAGGAAAGGGAAGACGAAGAGTTAAACAACCCCATGAag GTGTTAGAGAATCGCACAAAGGATTCCAAGATGGAGATGGAAGTTCTGGAGAATCTCCAGGAACTGAAGGAACTAAACCAGAGGCAGGCTCTAGTGGACTTCGAGGGAATGATCGATCAATACAGAGAGCtggaaaagagagagagagaaagagaaaaagaagaggATGAGCGTGAAACAAA AGAGATGTTGGAGCGTGTGCTGGTGAAGAGGCTGAGGGACTCTGACTCTGATTCAGACAGAGAAGAggagagcagcagcagccagtCAAAGAAGTCCTGTGCAGATAAACCAACAGATATCCTCACCACTGATAAAGCAGCTGATGTGCAG GGAGCTTCATCTGGGGGAGGAAAGAGGACCAAGGTGGAGAGCTGGGAGAAGAGTGTTGGAACCCTGGGAGGTCGAGGGGCACTTAGCTCCCTGGTGGTGCGAAAGAAACCAACAGTGATGGATAAAAGACCCAGTACAGATGGAGCAACTGCTTCTCTTGCATCACGATCAG ATTCAAAGGCATCAACAGGTCCTAAACCCAGCGTTTCCCAAAACGGCTCATCATCGCTCAGTCTGCTGGGGGCGTATTCAGACACTGACAGCGAATGA
- the theg gene encoding theg spermatid protein, which produces MSVSSQPAGVNTKELLQRLTSRSVYWLDKIPPEKTEPTTQIELTSRWSDLTRSKDFYTQVPLSPIWEVSKWALRAVPSERLCKLAQPRAPVEEWQPGRPLPAPLNRGTQTAVASYRICQLAQPRRRQIQAVSSFRSELRPMTQLASRTSAHIELLATPKHDHPKYEGERPVCWPVSKAARNHVASQRLCELSCPKMRKSLFDGYDPYVVSWTARSANPSTRIQELSLPLSRKCSSKE; this is translated from the exons ATGTCTGTATCATCC CAACCAGCAGGCGTCAATACAAAAGAGCTACTTCAGAGGCTGACCAG tcgcTCTGTTTACTGGCTAGATAAAATCCCGCCGGAGAAGACTGAACCCACCACACAAATtg AGTTGACTTCTCGTTGGTCAGACTTGACCAGAAGTAAAGATTTCTACACTCAAGTCCC GCTCTCTCCCATATGGGAGGTCAGCAAATGGGCTCTCAGGGCCGTCCCATCTGAACGGTTATGTAAATTGGCTCAACCTCGAGCCCCTGTAGAAGAGTGGCAGCCTGGCCGCCCTCTGCCAGCACCG TTGAATAGAGGAACACAGACAGCAGTCGCCTCTTACCGGATTTGCCAGCTTGCCCAGCCAAGGAGGCGGCAGATTCAAGCAGTATCTAGCTTCAGATCTGAACTTCGACCTATGACCCAGTTGGCCTCGAGAACATCTGCCCATATAGAGCTACTAGCCA CTCCAAAGCATGACCACCCCAAGTATGAGGGAGAGCGCCCAGTATGCTGGCCAGTTTCCAAAGCAGCTAGAAATCATGTGGCTAGCCAGAGACTTTGTGAACTGTCTTGTCCCAAAATGAGGAAATCACTGTTTGACGGGTACGACCCATATGTTGTTAGCTGGACGGCTCGCTCTGCTAACCCGTCCACTCGGATACAAGAACTCAGTTTACCTCTGTCTCGAAAATGTAGTTCAAAGGAATGA